In the genome of Dermacentor silvarum isolate Dsil-2018 chromosome 1, BIME_Dsil_1.4, whole genome shotgun sequence, one region contains:
- the LOC119435969 gene encoding glycogen-binding subunit 76A yields MTPSEWQSSCAIGLASCRLRAEYLARQLYCKPFTSMDDRPAAVVRCPPCRQQSQSSTSVNGSTGSWPSTPAPQDASNFLVRTGRALYDRLYSLLQDQATDCVVQYCEQGSNADDPSSSVDEGADAQASEQTAPPAADGRDVVVEEPRSVAPPELLPPAVATDAVVPRELEVKSAVNVKGSAEEEPRRYPAERDVVRAALAHRAPDDGFPFPIVQELVRPGVLVHNESDSSCDLSDDAFHDAADGLAEEFRDGSGSSETSNEEKALAAQNSSGKIAAPANPTAADDTAAAATTVAAVTTDAAATVASPVAVSSPPAMSSTDASPDAGSLPASGSSTQGASPSRPRSSRFAKHRFTEAPSRKVTHTAPELPEHPPDESSSSSSETLSPVVDTKMPPATPPKRDSADSDDDEGGRAVLVRSTSLKSGKSPPGTPFKKKIVRFADALGLDLAAVRTIVSEELPLVPASAFTHLQLAPLVRSPPPCTLELKPLFSQPGASPNFMTRLTTQRVCLESVVSAGCALHAVIRVLNVAFEKLVVLRYSQDNWRSFCDLRAVYLPGSSDGISDRFGVDVYITPQGDAQLQMCVRYVVGDQEYWDNNEGANYCFEFRDSPKDEPEVTPLMNYL; encoded by the coding sequence ATGACCCCGAGCGAATGGCAGTCCTCGTGCGCGATTGGGCTCGCTAGCTGCCGGCTCCGCGCCGAGTATCTGGCAAGGCAGCTTTACTGCAAACCTTTCACTTCCATGGATGACCGGCCCGCCGCGGTGGTGCGCTGTCCGCCGTGCCGTCAACAGTCGCAGTCGTCCACTTCTGTCAACGGCTCGACGGGTTCCTGGCCGAGCACCCCGGCGCCGCAAGACGCGTCCAACTTCCTGGTACGTACCGGCCGCGCTCTCTACGACCGGCTTTATTCCCTGCTCCAAGATCAGGCCACCGACTGCGTCGTTCAATACTGCGAGCAGGGCTCCAACGCTGACGACCCGTCGTCTTCCGTCGATGAAGGTGCCGATGCACAGGCGTCTGAGCAAACAGCTCCGCCAGCTGCCGACGGGCGAGACGTTGTCGTAGAGGAACCCCGAAGCGTGGCTCCACCTGAGCTCCTGCCTCCCGCCGTAGCTACCGACGCGGTGGTCCCTCGCGAGCTGGAGGTCAAGAGCGCCGTGAATGTCAAGGGCAGTGCGGAAGAGGAGCCGCGCCGCTACCCAGCCGAGCGAGACGTGGTGCGCGCCGCGCTGGCACATCGCGCCCCGGACGACGGCTTTCCCTTCCCCATCGTGCAGGAGCTGGTGCGGCCTGGCGTGCTGGTGCACAACGAGAGCGACTCCTCGTGCGACCTCTCGGACGACGCCTTTCACGACGCCGCTGACGGGCTCGCCGAGGAATTTCGTGACGGCAGCGGTTCCTCGGAGACCAGCAACGAGGAAAAGGCACTGGCGGCGCAGAATTCGTCTGGCAAAATTGCTGCTCCGGCCAACCCTACGGCCGCTGACGATACAGCGGCCGCCGCAACTACCGTCGCCGCTGTGACCACTGACGCCGCGGCCACTGTCGCTTCTCCAGTTGCTGTTTCCTCGCCTCCCGCCATGTCGTCAACGGACGCTTCACCCGACGCGGGCTCCTTGCCGGCGAGCGGCAGTTCAACACAGGGGGCGTCTCCAAGCCGGCCTCGGTCGTCGCGTTTCGCGAAGCACCGATTCACCGAGGCTCCCTCGCGTAAGGTGACGCACACGGCGCCCGAACTGCCGGAGCATCCGCCCGACGAGTCATCCTCGTCCTCGTCCGAGACGTTGTCACCCGTCGTAGACACCAAGATGCCGCCGGCCACTCCCCCCAAACGAGACTCCGcagacagcgacgacgacgagggTGGTCGCGCCGTCCTGGTACGCAGCACGTCGCTCAAGAGCGGCAAGAGTCCACCGGGTACGCCGTTCAAGAAGAAGATCGTGCGCTTCGCCGACGCGCTGGGTCTCGACCTGGCTGCCGTGCGGACCATCGTGTCCGAGGAGCTGCCCTTGGTACCGGCTTCTGCCTTCACACACCTCCAGCTGGCGCCGCTGGTGCGGTCGCCACCGCCGTGCACGCTGGAGCTGAAGCCACTGTTTTCGCAGCCCGGCGCCAGCCCAAACTTCATGACCCGGCTGACCACTCAACGCGTCTGCCTCGAGTCAGTCGTGTCGGCAGGCTGCGCCCTGCACGCCGTCATCCGGGTGCTGAACGTGGCCTTCGAGAAGCTGGTGGTGCTGCGTTACTCGCAGGACAACTGGCGGTCCTTCTGCGACCTGCGTGCTGTCTACCTGCCGGGCTCGTCGGACGGTATCTCGGACCGCTTCGGTGTCGACGTCTACATCACACCCCAAGGCGACGCGCAGCTCCAGATGTGCGTGCGCTACGTGGTCGGAGACCAGGAGTACTGGGACAACAACGAGGGCGCCAACTACTGCTTCGAGTTCCGGGACTCCCCTAAAGACGAGCCCGAGGTGACGCCCCTGATGAACTACCTCTGA